One genomic segment of Pseudorasbora parva isolate DD20220531a chromosome 6, ASM2467924v1, whole genome shotgun sequence includes these proteins:
- the LOC137078201 gene encoding FH2 domain-containing protein 1 isoform X1: MSSVSLANERQRFDEEGGDGVLMTPPPVLHDHAPLYAPPPAPPLPPPLPVGKPGEKKRRVRSFFWKPIPEDRVKKQDGPNLWTLGRYSRKPAFHIDIRAIEELFGQYEDEPSSIASGGKTVGQSSGKNVERGQTSGKDLRQQISILDSKRSLNISIFLKHLKKSSECLLDDVLHGNTGIYSVESLRELLKLLPEEDEVKNLQMFSGNPKDLPPPDAFIHQLIHLPRYELRLKALLLKEEFFPSYTLMKHDIAMVLTAINELLNCEELHNVLHLVLQSGNIMNAGGSAGDAVGFKLSSLLSLADTKANKPGMNLLHFVALEAQKKDLLMFPEKLLHVQQASRVCVDSIHVEFDSLSRRVDHLEQHLHTDDDLLTQLQSFLKSTAEALEDLRIRIEELQREGDALVDFFCEDKDVFKLDECFRIFQNFCSKFKKAVQENVEREMREESRRKRLKEAEDKRHSWAGHEGVGGAFGLRSNSEADVEAALKREGLLELLMTSPHSSLMCFGSARRPRRQKTVTSDPWVADPLPPIHSLSITHSMTEEPEIRTKNDSLMESTNLSIEESQNNDQTQVRNTEVTPMVTFDPSQVKSEDALKPTATNETRATQSSCKRPVSSKNSPSSSSKVSSSTCLRKVVPLQTQIPALSNTKKTAAVREKMCRSPRTSSAIRPSGLARSTAASAKRTATPKTPPPLTQAPPPLKPDLPPLTQTPPPLTQAPPIHKPNPPSLTQTPPTLTQAPPPLTQTPPPLTQAPPIHKPNPPSLTQTPLPLTQAPPPLTQTPPPLTQAPPSLTQIPPLLTQTPPPLTQAPPPLTQTPPPLTQAPPSLTQIPPLLTRTPAGRPRKSSSALSVFIRRSRDKPAKPVWR, encoded by the exons ATGAGCAGTGTCTCGTTGGCCAATGAGAGACAGAGATTTGATGAAGAGGGCGGGGATGGTGTTTTAATGACCCCTCCTCCTGTATTGCATGACCACGCCCCCTTGTACGCCCCGCCTCCGGCTCCTCCCCTTCCTCCGCCCCTTCCTGTGGGAAAACCAGGAGAAAAGAAGAGGAGGGTGAGAAGTTTCTTTTGGAAACCGATTCCTGAAGATCGTGTTAAAAAGCAGGATGGGCCGAATCTGTGGACTTTGGGACGTTACAGCAGAAAGCCGGCATTCCACATCGACATTAGAGCCATTGAGGAGCTTTTCGGACAATATGAGGATGAGCCGTCATCCATTGCATCCGGCGGGAAAACTGTCGGACAATCCAGCGGGAAAAATGTCGAACGAGGACAAACTTCTGGGAAAGATTTAAGACAGCAG ATCAGCATCCTGGACTCCAAGAGAAGCTTGAATATCTCCATTTTCCTTAAgcacttaaaaaa GTCCAGTGAGTGTCTTCTGGATGATGTTCTCCATGGGAACACCGGCATCTACAGTGTGGAGTCTCTCCGAGAGCTGCTGAAGCTCCTGCCGGAGGAGGACGAG gTGAAGAATCTACAGATGTTCAGCGGGAACCCTAAAGATCTGCCGCCGCCTGATGCCTTCATACACCAGCTCATCCATTTGCCCAG GTATGAGCTCCGCCTCAAGGCTCTGCTGCTAAAGGAAGAGTTTTTCCCTTCATACACACTCATGAAACACGACATCGCCATGGTCCTGACCGCCATTAACG AGCTGTTGAACTGTGAGGAGCTTCACAATGTCCTTCATTTAGTGCTGCAATCTGGAAACATCATGAATGCT GGTGGGTCTGCCGGTGATGCCGTGGGCTTCAAGCTCTCCTCTCTGCTGTCTCTGGCCGATACTAAAGCCAACAAACCTGGAATGAACCTGCTGCACTTTGTCGCTTTG GAAGCTCAGAAGAAAGATCTGCTCATGTTTCCAGAGAAACTTCTGCATGTTCAGCAGGCATCTCG agtgtGTGTTGACAGCATCCATGTAGAGTTTGATTCTCTGAGCAGAAGAGTTGATCATTTAGAGCAGCATCTCCACACAGACGATGACCTCCTGACGCAGCTGCAGTCCTTCCTAAAG AGCACAGCTGAGGCTCTGGAGGATTTGAGGATCAGGATCGAAGAGCTTCAGAGGGAAGGAGACGCTCTGGTCGATTTCTTCTGCGAAGACAAAGACGTCTTCAAACTGGACGAGTGCTTCCGAATTTTCCAGAACTTCTGCTCCAAATTCAAAAAAGCAGTTCAG GAAAACGTGGAGCGAGAAATGAGGGAGGAGTCTCGGCGCAAGCGTCTGAAGGAGGCGGAGGACAAGCGGCACTCGTGGGCGGGGCATGAGGGTGTGGGCGGGGCCTTCGGACTGCGGTCCAATAGCGAAGCAGACGTGGAGGCGGCGTTAAAGAGGGAGGGGCTTCTGGAGCTGCTGATGACGAGCCCTCACAGTTCGCTGATGTGCTTCGGCAGTGCTCGTCGCCCGCGGCGACAGAAAaccgtgacctctgacccctgggTTGCAGATCCACTCCCTCCTATACACTCGCTCTCCATCACGCACAGCATGACGGAGGAGCCAGAGATACGAACCAAGAACGATTCCTTAATGGAAAGTACAAACCTTTCCATAGAGGAGTCGCAGAATAACGACCAAACACAAGTCAGAAATACAGAAGTGACCCCGATGGTGACCTTTGACCCATCACAGGTGAAATCAGAGGACGCTCTTAAACCTACAGCTACAAATGAAACTAGAGCAACACAATCAAGCTGCAAACGACCTGTCAGCTCTAAGAACAGCCCTTCCTCTTCCTCTAAAGTGTCCTCCTCTACGTGTTTGAGGAAGGTGGTTCCTCTCCAGACTCAGATTCCCGCCCTCAGCAACACCAAGAAGACGGCAGCGGTTCGGGAGAAGATGTGCCGCAGCCCTCGAACCTCCTCCGCCATCAGACCTTCCGGCCTCGCTCGCAGCACTGCGGCATCTGCAAAACGCACTGCCACGCCGAAGACTCCGCCTCCACTCACCCAGGCTCCGCCTCCACTCAAGCCGGAcctgcctccactcactcagactccgcctccactcactcaggCTCCGCCCATACACAAGCCGAACCCGCCTTCACTCACTCAGACTCCACCTACACTCACTCAGGctccgcctccactcactcagaCTCCACCTCCACTCACTCAGGCTCCGCCCATACACAAGCCGAACCCGCCTTCACTCACTCAGACTCCACTTCCACTCACTCAGGctccgcctccactcactcagaCTCCACCTCCACTCACTCAGGCTCCGCCTTCACTCACTCAGATTCCGCCTCTGCTCACTCAGActccgcctccactcactcaggctccgcctccactcactcagaCTCCACCTCCACTTACTCAGGCTCCGCCTTCACTCACTCAGATTCCGCCTCTGCTCACTCGGACTCCGGCTGGCCGTCCGAGGAAAAGCAGCTCCGCCCTCTCGGTGTTCATCCGCAGGTCACGTGATAAACCTGCCAAACCCGTCTGGCGGTAG
- the LOC137078201 gene encoding FH2 domain-containing protein 1 isoform X2 — protein MSSVSLANERQRFDEEGGDGVLMTPPPVLHDHAPLYAPPPAPPLPPPLPVGKPGEKKRRVRSFFWKPIPEDRVKKQDGPNLWTLGRYSRKPAFHIDIRAIEELFGQYEDEPSSIASGGKTVGQSSGKNVERGQTSGKDLRQQISILDSKRSLNISIFLKHLKKSSECLLDDVLHGNTGIYSVESLRELLKLLPEEDEVKNLQMFSGNPKDLPPPDAFIHQLIHLPRYELRLKALLLKEEFFPSYTLMKHDIAMVLTAINELLNCEELHNVLHLVLQSGNIMNAGGSAGDAVGFKLSSLLSLADTKANKPGMNLLHFVALSTAEALEDLRIRIEELQREGDALVDFFCEDKDVFKLDECFRIFQNFCSKFKKAVQENVEREMREESRRKRLKEAEDKRHSWAGHEGVGGAFGLRSNSEADVEAALKREGLLELLMTSPHSSLMCFGSARRPRRQKTVTSDPWVADPLPPIHSLSITHSMTEEPEIRTKNDSLMESTNLSIEESQNNDQTQVRNTEVTPMVTFDPSQVKSEDALKPTATNETRATQSSCKRPVSSKNSPSSSSKVSSSTCLRKVVPLQTQIPALSNTKKTAAVREKMCRSPRTSSAIRPSGLARSTAASAKRTATPKTPPPLTQAPPPLKPDLPPLTQTPPPLTQAPPIHKPNPPSLTQTPPTLTQAPPPLTQTPPPLTQAPPIHKPNPPSLTQTPLPLTQAPPPLTQTPPPLTQAPPSLTQIPPLLTQTPPPLTQAPPPLTQTPPPLTQAPPSLTQIPPLLTRTPAGRPRKSSSALSVFIRRSRDKPAKPVWR, from the exons ATGAGCAGTGTCTCGTTGGCCAATGAGAGACAGAGATTTGATGAAGAGGGCGGGGATGGTGTTTTAATGACCCCTCCTCCTGTATTGCATGACCACGCCCCCTTGTACGCCCCGCCTCCGGCTCCTCCCCTTCCTCCGCCCCTTCCTGTGGGAAAACCAGGAGAAAAGAAGAGGAGGGTGAGAAGTTTCTTTTGGAAACCGATTCCTGAAGATCGTGTTAAAAAGCAGGATGGGCCGAATCTGTGGACTTTGGGACGTTACAGCAGAAAGCCGGCATTCCACATCGACATTAGAGCCATTGAGGAGCTTTTCGGACAATATGAGGATGAGCCGTCATCCATTGCATCCGGCGGGAAAACTGTCGGACAATCCAGCGGGAAAAATGTCGAACGAGGACAAACTTCTGGGAAAGATTTAAGACAGCAG ATCAGCATCCTGGACTCCAAGAGAAGCTTGAATATCTCCATTTTCCTTAAgcacttaaaaaa GTCCAGTGAGTGTCTTCTGGATGATGTTCTCCATGGGAACACCGGCATCTACAGTGTGGAGTCTCTCCGAGAGCTGCTGAAGCTCCTGCCGGAGGAGGACGAG gTGAAGAATCTACAGATGTTCAGCGGGAACCCTAAAGATCTGCCGCCGCCTGATGCCTTCATACACCAGCTCATCCATTTGCCCAG GTATGAGCTCCGCCTCAAGGCTCTGCTGCTAAAGGAAGAGTTTTTCCCTTCATACACACTCATGAAACACGACATCGCCATGGTCCTGACCGCCATTAACG AGCTGTTGAACTGTGAGGAGCTTCACAATGTCCTTCATTTAGTGCTGCAATCTGGAAACATCATGAATGCT GGTGGGTCTGCCGGTGATGCCGTGGGCTTCAAGCTCTCCTCTCTGCTGTCTCTGGCCGATACTAAAGCCAACAAACCTGGAATGAACCTGCTGCACTTTGTCGCTTTG AGCACAGCTGAGGCTCTGGAGGATTTGAGGATCAGGATCGAAGAGCTTCAGAGGGAAGGAGACGCTCTGGTCGATTTCTTCTGCGAAGACAAAGACGTCTTCAAACTGGACGAGTGCTTCCGAATTTTCCAGAACTTCTGCTCCAAATTCAAAAAAGCAGTTCAG GAAAACGTGGAGCGAGAAATGAGGGAGGAGTCTCGGCGCAAGCGTCTGAAGGAGGCGGAGGACAAGCGGCACTCGTGGGCGGGGCATGAGGGTGTGGGCGGGGCCTTCGGACTGCGGTCCAATAGCGAAGCAGACGTGGAGGCGGCGTTAAAGAGGGAGGGGCTTCTGGAGCTGCTGATGACGAGCCCTCACAGTTCGCTGATGTGCTTCGGCAGTGCTCGTCGCCCGCGGCGACAGAAAaccgtgacctctgacccctgggTTGCAGATCCACTCCCTCCTATACACTCGCTCTCCATCACGCACAGCATGACGGAGGAGCCAGAGATACGAACCAAGAACGATTCCTTAATGGAAAGTACAAACCTTTCCATAGAGGAGTCGCAGAATAACGACCAAACACAAGTCAGAAATACAGAAGTGACCCCGATGGTGACCTTTGACCCATCACAGGTGAAATCAGAGGACGCTCTTAAACCTACAGCTACAAATGAAACTAGAGCAACACAATCAAGCTGCAAACGACCTGTCAGCTCTAAGAACAGCCCTTCCTCTTCCTCTAAAGTGTCCTCCTCTACGTGTTTGAGGAAGGTGGTTCCTCTCCAGACTCAGATTCCCGCCCTCAGCAACACCAAGAAGACGGCAGCGGTTCGGGAGAAGATGTGCCGCAGCCCTCGAACCTCCTCCGCCATCAGACCTTCCGGCCTCGCTCGCAGCACTGCGGCATCTGCAAAACGCACTGCCACGCCGAAGACTCCGCCTCCACTCACCCAGGCTCCGCCTCCACTCAAGCCGGAcctgcctccactcactcagactccgcctccactcactcaggCTCCGCCCATACACAAGCCGAACCCGCCTTCACTCACTCAGACTCCACCTACACTCACTCAGGctccgcctccactcactcagaCTCCACCTCCACTCACTCAGGCTCCGCCCATACACAAGCCGAACCCGCCTTCACTCACTCAGACTCCACTTCCACTCACTCAGGctccgcctccactcactcagaCTCCACCTCCACTCACTCAGGCTCCGCCTTCACTCACTCAGATTCCGCCTCTGCTCACTCAGActccgcctccactcactcaggctccgcctccactcactcagaCTCCACCTCCACTTACTCAGGCTCCGCCTTCACTCACTCAGATTCCGCCTCTGCTCACTCGGACTCCGGCTGGCCGTCCGAGGAAAAGCAGCTCCGCCCTCTCGGTGTTCATCCGCAGGTCACGTGATAAACCTGCCAAACCCGTCTGGCGGTAG
- the asgr1a gene encoding asialoglycoprotein receptor 1 yields MRVVKSDSGSVAVGHQYSDELDNPEAGDDTEFWRKDSSVPRFVAAPSIGRWRWRVFAAIGVTALLVLIIVVSVNHVKFDRKFSTTDTNLENLTERILSIITRANALEEYGHKMYTDISNLEFDQETMQRTMTELSDSAQALRDKVSQLNCQIDKYINNNTQELCCPDGWLLFSTHCYFFSDEGMPWDQAKDECEKKGAGLLIVNSKQEKSFVVSKTRPLYYWLGLTDGRTGEWEWLDKTPYVHVRSEWMPGQPDNWQNHGLGGGEDCAHFHHDGRYNDDHCTRRYRYVCKAHASSI; encoded by the exons ATGAGGGTCGTTAAATCAGACAGCGGATCCGTCGCCGTGGGACACCAGTATTCAGACGAGCTGGACAATCCAGAGGCCGGTGACGACACGGAGTTCTGGAGGAAAG actcGTCTGTGCCCAGGTTTGTGGCAGCGCCCTCTATCGGCCGCTGGCGGTGGCGCGTGTTTGCGGCCATCGGTGTAACGGCTCTGCTGGTGTTGATCATCGTGGTTTCTGTAAACC acGTAAAGTTTGACCGGAAGTTCTCGACGACAGACACAAACTTGGAGAATCTGACAGAAAGGATCCTGAGCATCATCACCAGAGCAAACGCCCTGGAGGAATACG gacaTAAAATGTATACGGACATCAGCAATCTGGAGTTTGACCAGGAGACGATGCAAAGAACGATGACTGAGT tgtctGATTCAGCACAGGCTCTTCGTGACAAAGTTTCGCAGCTAAACTGCCAGATCGACAAGTACATAAACAACA acacCCAGGAGCTGTGCTGTCCTGACGGATGGCTTCTCTTCTCCACACACTGTTATTTCTTCTCTGATGAAGGGATGCCGTGGGATCAGGCTAAAGACGAGTGTGAGAAGAAGGGAGCAGGGTTACTCATCGTAAACAGCAAACAGGAGAAG agctTTGTGGTGAGTAAGACCAGGCCTCTGTACTACTGGTTGGGTCTGACTGACGGCCGCACCGGTGAGTGGGAATGGCTGGACAAAACGCCATATGTGCACGTCaggag tgaaTGGATGCCCGGTCAGCCTGATAACTGGCAGAATCATGGTTTGGGTGGCGGTGAAGACTGCGCTCACTTTCACCACGACGGCCGGTATAACGACGACCACTGCACTCGACGTTATCGCTACGTCTGCAAAGCTCACGCATCCTCCATCTGA